From Candidatus Hydrogenedentota bacterium, a single genomic window includes:
- a CDS encoding sulfotransferase encodes MKPSMLFVIGAPRSGTTMLERMLSAHSMILGGPEPHLLTPLAHLGVWDKVDKAPYDHVLAAESQKLFVAGLPGGEQDYWDACRAYCDTLYGRHLAANGAGKTVCLDKTPAYGLILPFMQRVFPDAKYIVLTRHPVAMFSSYANSFFDGDYAAAHAYNPVVERYVPALAAFLRQQKTPCFHVRYEDLVKAPEAWFEKICAHIGVPYEPEAIEYGKAGDDGPARGKGLGDPIGVKQHTRPTTASVKKWVAELVHDPAKRRLMEGIIASLDPADLETLGYPLAGLWKPLLEAGDGVPAPTPPKLDRYRLERKAILRLRALARGNTLFRRLLTKARLACDVLLRE; translated from the coding sequence ATGAAACCGTCCATGCTGTTCGTCATCGGCGCGCCGCGCTCGGGCACCACCATGCTTGAGCGCATGCTGTCGGCGCATTCCATGATCCTCGGCGGGCCGGAGCCCCACCTGCTCACGCCCCTCGCCCATCTCGGCGTGTGGGACAAGGTGGACAAGGCCCCCTACGACCACGTGCTCGCCGCGGAGTCGCAGAAGCTCTTCGTCGCCGGGCTGCCCGGCGGGGAGCAGGACTACTGGGACGCCTGCCGCGCCTACTGCGACACGCTCTACGGGCGGCACCTGGCGGCCAACGGCGCGGGAAAGACGGTCTGCCTCGACAAGACGCCCGCCTACGGGCTCATCCTGCCGTTCATGCAGCGGGTCTTCCCGGACGCGAAATACATCGTGCTGACGCGCCACCCGGTCGCCATGTTCTCTTCCTATGCCAACTCCTTCTTCGACGGCGACTACGCGGCGGCCCACGCCTACAACCCCGTCGTGGAGCGCTACGTGCCCGCGCTGGCCGCCTTCCTGCGCCAGCAGAAGACCCCCTGCTTCCACGTCCGCTACGAGGACCTCGTGAAGGCCCCCGAGGCGTGGTTCGAGAAAATCTGCGCCCACATCGGCGTGCCCTACGAGCCCGAGGCCATCGAGTACGGCAAGGCGGGCGACGACGGCCCCGCGCGCGGCAAGGGCCTCGGCGACCCCATCGGCGTGAAACAGCACACCCGGCCCACCACGGCGTCGGTGAAGAAATGGGTGGCCGAACTGGTCCACGACCCGGCCAAGCGGCGGCTCATGGAGGGCATCATCGCCTCCCTCGACCCGGCGGACCTGGAGACCCTCGGTTATCCGTTGGCGGGCCTGTGGAAACCCCTGCTCGAGGCGGGGGACGGCGTGCCCGCGCCCACCCCGCCCAAACTCGACCGCTACCGCCTCGAGCGCAAGGCCATCCTGCGCCTGCGCGCCCTCGCGCGCGGCAACACCCTCTTCCGCCGCCTCCTCACCAAAGCCCGCCTCGCCTGCGACGTGCTGTTGCGCGAGTAG